From the genome of Salmonella enterica subsp. houtenae serovar Houten:
CGACGAAAAGAAGGCCAATCAAAGAATTACCCACTTTTGCCAGTTTCTTTTTGGTACCAATATAGTGGGTTACAAAAGCGCCCGAAAGAATTAAAAAACTCAGATAGCAAAAACTGACGATTTCAAGGGTGGTCGCCAAAATAAAAAATGACACCCCAGTATGCGGCGCAGTAACGTCAATAAATTGCACAAAAAAGGAAACATAAAAAAGTATGGCTTTAGGATTAGTCAGACTAAGAATTAACGCACGTTTAAAAATAGCGCCAAAAGGAACCACCGTTTCCGTCGCCGCACGCCCCTTCGAGGTCAGCGTGGCGTAAAGGATTTTTGCGCCAAGGTAGAGCAGATAAAACGCGCCGAGATAACGAACAATGTTAAACAGAACCGGCGTTGTTTTGATCAGCGTCGCCACGCCCGCATACGCCAGAAACATCAATATCGCATCGCCGATAAACACGCCACATGCGGCAAGATATCCTCCTTTAACCCCGCGTCCCACGCTATTTTTAAGCACAAAAAGCGTATTCGGCCCCGGCACCAGAACGATAAAAATCGCCCCGACCAGGTACGTCCAATAATTCAGAACACCATACTCCGCGAACACATTAACCTCTTCCTGAAAACATTTACGCTTAACTGCGAAACAATATGCTAACGAATGCACTGGAAGATGGGAAGCGAAACCACGTCTCTACGCCGCTCTCGCGCCACGCTGGTAGCCAACTCGCCAAAATAACGTTCCTTTATTAATTTAATCGTTGTGTCGCCTCCCCCTCTTTTCAGAGAGCGTAAGCTGAACCTTTTACCTCAAACGCCTTACCCGCCGCAGTTCGTAAAAAAACAATTTCAGCACGATGTCGGGATACAGCGCCTCATCCAGTCGTCCGACCGCCGGGAATTAACGCACACGACGCACCAGAGACAATGCAGCTAACATATCACTGATATCGCTCTCATGCAGATTCGGCGCAGTAAGCTGCGCTTTCAGCCACACCATATCCTCGTGGCTGAAAGCGCCCACCATCAAACGCTGGCTGATAACGATCACCAGTTGATTATCAAGTTGTCGAATACGTTGCCGGGAGAGCGACAAGGTTTGTATCGGAAAGGAGGGTTCAGGCCCGGCTCGCCACTGCACTATGTAGCGGTGCTGTATCGCTTTACTGGCGTCCATTAGCGAACGAATAAAAGGTATTATTGAATTCGGGTCCAGCCCGTTATTTTTCGCTTCTTCTTCAGCCCCGGCGAAAACGTTTTGTTCACGAACGAAATCATCTACTGGTAGATGGTGCTTCATTTTATAGGCAGCCACTTCTTTCATTAATAACAGGCGTTCATTGAGTATGCCAGAGAGCGCGCCAAGCGATACCGACGTTACTGAATCAGCAAAAGTGGCGCTACACATTAATAAAGAACAGAGGAAAATGGCGATATGGCGAATCATTAATCAATCCCCTTTTACGGAGATCTGACAGTAATTTACCTTTATTAAGATAACATTAAGTAATTATTACAGATGGGTATTAATGCTTATTCGTTTAAATTAGGGTTACCAAAAGAACAGACCGTTGATTCTGCGGAATCTTTACCTTCATTTAAAGTGCATAAAATATACAACAAATCGTGCAAATGTGATGCGCATCACGTTTTTATGATTTTTTATTACAGTTTTATGATATAGGTCTAACTTTAATAGGTCACTAATTTCTCTCCCCCGCTCAGGGAGATCGGCTTCAATTTATATCGAATATGGTGAAATATGACTACCATTACACTAGTCAACGAACAAAATAGTACTGGCAACCCTTTTTCTGCACATATGTTATGTGAACAGCGAGCTATTCAGGAAATTACTTACGAACTATTGCAATCACAGCAGCATGTCTCAAATAAGGATATTATCGCAAAACTTATTGAAAGACTGGAAACAGAAAAAGACGTAGTTCAGCTTGATATTTACCGTAATGCCTTAGAAGCCGTTTTGTTTCAGACACCTGACGACATCTAATATAAACAAGGGAGGGTTTACTCCTCCCTTGTTTGTTAATAATGCAGATGCTTCAACGTGCGGCACCTGATTTTTCGTAGCCGTTTGCATGGGTTTGCGGTGCAACATGCTGCATTCTTTCTGGCATCTCATGCTGCCGGTATACGGCTGGCAGTAATGTTAAGGCTGAGCCATTTTTTACCTGAAGACTAAATTTACCCGATTCTTTTAACGCCTGAATAAGATTTTCCTGGGCGAGAGTTAATGTCTCATCATGCCACAGAACAATATGCTCGAAAGAAGTTGCTAAAAGATCGGGCATCGGCACCTGACAGGGGATGACTTCAACTCGCATACCTTCACTACAATATTTAATCGTTTCCAGCCATAGCTCAATGGGGTCGTTCAGCGAAAACGCGGCAATAAGCATTGCGCCTGCTGGCGCCTTTCGTACGCTACTTAGCTGGAACGTGGCGTATTCAATAATCGCAGTATCCAGTAATGCCTTTTCAAATCGCCGCGCATCATCATCGCCTGCGGACAACCACAGCCGTAAAGGACGCAGTATTGACTCAATTACGATACCCGGCGGGATTTCCCGACCATAACGCCAGAGTAATTTTCGCAATTTGGCGGGTTCGAATTTTCTACACTGCGCTAAAATCTCTTCCTGGTAGAATAACCATCCAGAGCGGCAATGTGTTTCTTCACCATAGAGGGCAGGTTTAATCTCTTTTAATGAGAAGCCTTTGCTTAACGCGTCGATAATATGCTGTATTCTGATAGCATCTTCTATGCAATAAAAACGATTGCCAGCTTCATCTTTGGCAGGTTCAAGCAGGCCATAGCGCTCCCAGGACCTGATGTTTGCTGTTGTGACGCCGCACTGCGCAGCCATCGCGCTAATACTAAAAGTAGCCATGCCTGTCTGGCCTCATGATGATGTAAGAAAGCATAGTGGACCTAAACGTCATCAGAAGCAAATCATTATTAAGCAATAGCCTTACTATTTACATGAGAAATTATATTATCAATATTAGTTATTGTAATCCAGTGCGTAAAGGCTTTAGAGACCGAAAGTATTTGATAGTCCAGAACTGTTCTGCAACCTAATTTAGTCAGAACATGGTAGCGTACTGAGTAAATAGTTTTTAAATGTACATTCAGCTCACAGCTTATTTGTCGGATATCCATTCCTTTAACAAGCATCGCCAGAACATTTCTTTCATTCGCCGTTAGTCTGACTTTCTCTGGTCTGGGGTAAAATTGACCAGTAGCGGCCAAAATCAGTAACTCGCGCCACTCGGTAATAGAGGCATCGACCTTTATTCGATATATAGTATGGTGTTCATCAATAAATTTATATTCATTATGGGTAACAATCCCAATGAGTACCGTTTTAAATGTGGTGGTAATATACTGCTGTACGGTGTAGTAATCGTCGATATCAAAAATAATATAATTTACGTTGCCAACTATTATTGCGACATCCTTAAATAAGGATTCCAGACCATAATTAAGAAACAGGTTTTCGCTCAATAGCCTTGTATCTGTCTTTAAAACAGATGATGCGGAACCAGTCATATCCACCTCAACAAAACGAGAGCCATGTGGGAATATCCATTCGATGGCCCGCATAAGATCATCTGCTTACTTCAGCGATGATAACCTATTAAGTAGTAGTTGAGGAACGCCGTTTGCGCAACCTGACAGAGGTCCTGGGGCATCTTATGTGAACTGCGTGGGGATGTGCGCTTTCGCAAAATCCACAAAGCGTACGACCGCAGGCAGCAAAATATGCCAGTCCTTTTTCTCCAGACCTAAATATTCACGCTGCGCCGCATGCAACGTAGCAGCATAATCTACTGGCAACTGAGGTAACAGCCAGTCAGCAGCCGCATCCTTAGAGGTAAATCTCCCGGTAGAAAGGGTGTACCAGATACGCGCCAGGGTTAAAACGATATGATACTCATCTCCCTGCACATCTGCCGCGGATTGCCAAAGGTCGAGGGGATCACGCAAAGCCTTCAGCAACTGCGCCGCGGGAACTGGCGTGAACAGTCGTTCTGCGCGTTCCCCCTTTAGCGGTATACTGGTTTCCAGAATCTGGGTTATCAGTAACACAATGTCCCAGTCCTGTTGCGCTGGTTCATAAATCCCCTGACAAATGTCCTCTCTTAGCCACTCGCCAAATTGCATTTCCCGGGAAGGTGGAAAACACCAGGGAACCAGTTGCGAATAGAGCACGACAGTAACCTCCAGAGCGCGTGTTTCTGCCGAGGCCCCAGACGGCGATGAAAGCGCCAGCAATTCCTGCATCAGCGTTGCGCGTTGGGCTTCCGTCAGCGGCTGGTCTATTGTCACCAGCAGATCAATGTCGCTGTTTGGCTTCAGACCGCCCGCGACAGCGGAACCATATAAATGAATAGCACGCAACGTATCGCCTGTTACACGAGTAATCAGGCGACACGCCGCGTCCGTTTGGCGTTGAATCGAGGGCGGTATGGACAGCGTCATCGTTGCTCCGGGGTGGCAGGTGTTTTTATATTGGTCGCCAGAAATATGGCATAACGGCAGAATAAATATCCTCCGGCATAGCCGGAGGTTTTTCAGATGCGCCTGTAAGGCTCTCTTACCAGCCGCGCCCTAACAGGCGCACACGATCTGACATTTGCATCAAACTTCGTTACTTACGGCCCGTAAACGGGCTACCCGGATAAGGGATCGATAACTGCTCTCCCATTTTATCCTCTTCAAGCTGGTGCTTTATGTATTCCTGTATCTTCGCTGTGTTCTTACCCACCGTATCAACGTAGTATCCGCGGCACCAGAACTCCCTGTTCCTGTATTTGAATTTCAAATCCCCAAACTGCTCATAAAGCATCAGGCTACTTTTACCCTTCAGATATCCCATGAAGCTCGACACACTCATCTTCGGCGGGATCTCCAGAAGCATGTGGATATGATCTGTACAGCATTCTGCTTCCAGAATTCGTACATTTTTCCACTCACACAATTTTCTTAATATGCTGCCTACTGCTCTACGCTTCTCTCCGTAGAACGTCTGCCTTCGGTACTTCGGGGCAAAAACTATATGATATTTACAGTTCCATCGGGTGTGCGCTAAGCTCTTTTCGTCCCCCATCGGGACCCCCTTTTGATTTCTTGTTGAACTTTTGCAGTTGCCAGACCGCAAGGTGTTTTAACAAATCAAAAGGGGTTTTGATAACCGACTCAAAGCTGAAAGCTTTACGGAACCCCCAGCCTAGCTGGGGGTTTTCCATAGACAAAAAAAGCTCGCTATTCATGGCGAGCTTTTAACATTGCTATCAGACTTAATGATGCAGCATTTCGTCAACGACCTCATTCGCCTTTAACTGATAAGGATAATAGGTCGGCCAGTTTTCCATCTCTTGCAACAATGCTTGCTGCGAGGTATTTCCCATAAAGATATGGAAGTGCGACGATTTACGCGGTGCAATGATATGATCGCTAAACTGAACATATTTAGGCGCTTTGCTATTCGCATCTTTACATTCGAACATATAGCGCACCCCTTTTTTACCCGATGCGTAAGTCAAAATTTTATAGCCGGCATAATTATATTTACAGGATGCAACGTTATTATCGCGATGGAATTCTATAACGCCATTTTCAATGCCGATAGTCTCAACATTCGTCGCGTATCCTTTGCGATAATACGCTTTAATATCCTCAAACGTTTTCCCTGGGTCTTTCTTCGCCTTTTGTCTGAATACAGGGTCCAGTTCGCCGCTGACCAGATAAGGATAGACGGATTGCCACATACCATCCCAGTCGGTGAGCGCGCGATCGTGTACATTAGCGTCATCAAACACACCCGCTGCCGCTTTTTGCTCAACCTCCGTCATCGGTGCGCCATGGGCATGATGACCATGCGCGAAGGCAGGACTATTCACAAACAGCATTCCCAGAAGCATTGTCAGTTTTTTTAAATGAATCACCAAAACGTTACCCTCATCTTTCTTAGAAAGATGATTGTTATATTATAACATTTCATTTATTTCAATAGAAACTAAGCGGCCACCGCGCAGGTGGCCTTTTTTGATATCAACTGGTCCGCCATCGAGGAATTGAACCCCGAACCTTAGAGGTAGAAGCTCTATGCTCTATCCGGTTGAGCTAATGGCGGGAGAAAAATTACGCGGCCATTTTAAGGCAGGCGTCTGCGCATTGACTGCATGCCCGCGCACAGTTCTGGCAATGATCGTGATCGTGCCTTGCACACTCTTCGGCGCAGGCTTTGCAGATATCCGCGCACAGGCGGCATAATTTTTGTGAGTACTCGCTTTCCAACGCCATAAATTGCGCCGCCAGGCGACAAATGGCCGCACATTGCATATCTAACTGGATACAATGCTTCATCATTTCGACGTTATCTTCACGCAGACAAGAAGAGGCGCAGATATCACACGCCGCCGCGCATTCATAACACTGCTCAATACACTCACGATGTTCTTGTTGCATAAATTACTCCTTGCTTTATTAAGAGGAGTAGATAAGTCTGCACAGAAACGCCGGCATAGCCAAACGGCTACCCCTCTTTTTCATACTTTTTGAACAAAATCGCTGAATAAAACAGCAATAGTAAAGCCGGAGATCGGCCTCCGTGATGTGACGTCTATACTGTAATGTTCATCTGCTTTTCATCGGAGGTAAAATGGAGTATTTGGCACGACTAAATATCGTTACGATGCTGATGTCAACGACGTTCTGGATCAATCTGGCGGTCGTTTTTTTCGTCACCCTCATTACTTACTGGCTCATCAACTGGCTACTCAACGTAGTCTATAAAACGCTACAACGCCCGGATAAAAAGGATGATGCTCATGGGCGGCTGCGTCCCATTATTTTCGAGATGCTGAAAAAGACCAGTAAGATGCTAATCTTTTTTGCCGCATTTCTCTTTAGCCTGCGCTTTGTCGCCCTGCCCGACCGGTTATTCTCTACCCTCTCTCACGCCTGGTTTTTAGTGGTTGCGATTCAAATGGCGATTTGGCTTGATCAGGGCGTACAGTCATGGATGCGTCATTTACTGTATGCCCCAGGCTCCAATAAAAACCCGGTGACGTTGGTCATTCTTGGTATGATTTTGCGCGTGCTCGTCTGGTCTATGATGCTGCTCTCCATCCTGGCGAACGTCGGCGTGGACATTACCGCACTGGTAGCAAGCCTCGGCGTTGGCGGTATTGCTATTGCCCTGGCGGTACAAACCGTTCTGAGCGATGTCTTCGCTTCGCTGTCGATTGGTTTCGATAAGCCCTTCGAAATCGGCGATTTCGTCGTCTTTAATGATGTAGCCGGTACAATTGAACATATCGGTTTGAAAACCACTCGCATCCGTAGCCTCAGCGGCGAACAGATCGTTTGTGCGAACGCGCAGTTGTTGCAGCAAACCATACACAACTATAAACGGATGCAAACGCGTCGTATCGTGTTTACTTTTGGCGTCGCCACTGCGACACCGCCGGAAAAGTTACGCCTCATCGGCGATATGGTGAAAAAGATTATTACCGATGTTGGCGAAACACAATTCGACCGCGCCCATTTGCTGGCCTTTGATCAGGATCGGCTGACCTATGAGGTGGTGCATATCGTCAATACCGCGGATTACAATAAATACATGGATATTCAGCAAGAGATAAATATCCGTATTATTGAAAAACTCATTGAGAATGATATCGAACTGGCGCTGCCAAGTCTGGTCGTCAGAGCCCCTGTACAGGTTGAAGAAACCAGGGACTACAGTAATACCGCTGATGCAAAAGACGCAGATAAACGCGTCATCCAGTAAAATCTATGCCGACAATACCGGGAACCCATTGGTTCCCGGTGCGTTAACGGCGACACAGCAATGCGGGGAAACGACTTGCTGCTATTCCACCCGTAAATGGCGGGTACAGACTTGATCAAGTAGCGCGGACTGATGACTAATCACCAACATCCCTAATGAACGGCTGCGGCACACCTCAAGCACATATGCCCATATCGCTTTTTGAATAGACGGATCGAGTTGCGCCGTCATTTCGTCGGCAATCAGAAAACGCGTTCGCGGGTCAAGCGCGCGCAATATCGCAATACGCGCCAACTCCCCGCCTGAGAGCTGCATCGGCCTACGCGTCAGCCACTCGGGTTGCACATACAAACGTCTTAACGTTTCCGGGTCAGGCTGCCAGGCATCACGTACAGCATCTCCGGCGCTTCGCCAGGGATTAAACGTCAGTTCAGGATGCTGAGGGACAAGCTGTACCGGACAATAGTGATGCAGGGGTAACGGGCTGCCGTCCAGCAGAACGTCGCCTGCCGTCGGCTTTTGCCATCCGGCCAGGACGCGCCCCAACGTCGTTTTCCCCGTTCCGCTTGGCGCATGAATTCCTACCCGTTCACCGGCAGAAATCGCAAATGTCAGGTTCTGCCATAAGACTTTCCCGCCCTGACGAATAACGAGGTCGCGGCAGCTCAGCATTCTATTCCCTCTCCGGTCGGCATAAATAACGGGTTTATTTCAGGCAATGCTTGCCATTGCCGTTTCAACGGCTCGCTCATCTTTTCCGGCTGTAACTGCTCGCGGCGGATATTATCCGTGATATGGCCCTGATGCAGCACCACAATGCGATCGGCATACCGCGCCGCCAGCAGCAGGTCATGAGTCACCCATAGCACGCCGCATCCCCGCCCGCAAAGACCTCGTAAGTGCTTAAGCAACTGGTTTGCCAATGCCGTATCAAGCCAGGCGGTGATCTCATCCGCAAGGATATAACGCGCCTGGCTGAGCGAGGCATGGCAGGCCAGAACACGTTTAGCCATCCCGCCGGAGAGCTGGCGGGGAAAGCGCTCCAGGACCGCCGGTTCGAGATCGCTTTGCTGTAATAGCTGTACCATCTGCGCCTCATCCCAGGCGCGGCCGGTCAGATGACATGCTCTGCTCAAATGTTTTTTGATATTCAGCATGGGATTAAGCGCCTGTACCCCCTGCGGCACGTAGCTAAACGTATTGCCCCTAAGCTGCCTGATGGTATGTCTGTCCAGCCGGTTGCCATCAAGCGTAATCTCACCCCGAAAGCGTAAGTTTTCCGGCAGCAGATCGAGCAGGCATTGCAGCAGCAGACTTTTGCCCTCCCCGCTGCCGCCAACCAATGCCACCATTTCGCCGGGCGCGATATCAAAAGAGACATTCTGTAACAACGCCGACCAGCGTCTCGCGCCATACCAGCGATAACGCGCGCTCTCTAGCGTAACCTGGCGTAAACTCAACATACGTCACTCCTTAGCCACAACCGCTGAACGGCACGCGCAAATTGATCGAAGAGCATTACCAGCGTAAATAACATTAGCCCCGGAAACAGCACCAGCCACCAGTTACCATGGCTAATAAACCGTAACGCATCCGCCAGCAGCAGCCCCAGCGAAGGCTCATGCGGCGCCAGCCCAAACCCCAGAAAACTTAATGCCGCGCTGTGCAATACCGCATGAGGAAACATCAATAACGTTCCCGTCAGCCATTGCGGCAACAGCGCCGGAAAATAGTGGTATCGCCAGCAATAGAGGTGCCCATGACCCAGACGATACGTCAACGTCAGGTAGTCGCTCTGCGCCACCCGCTCCGCGTCGGCGCGCAAAATCAGCGCCAGACGAGGCCAGTGCGTTAACGCCACGGCCGCAATGACGCCGCTTTTACCGCCGCCAAGCGTAAAACAGATTAGGATCAGCAACAGTAAATGCGGCATGGCGAGCATGGCATCGGTTATCTGCCGCATCAGGAGATCCAGCCGGGGATGAATACGCGCCGCTGCCGCCATCGCTAGCGCGATAATGCCGCTGCACAGCGCGGCACCAACGCCAATTTGTAAACTGGTGAAGGCCCCCTGAAAGCAACGAAGCCATACATCACGCCCCAGATTATCGGTGCCAAACCAGTGCTGGATATCAGGCGACAGATGCCGGGCAAGCAGATTAACCTCTGGCGGCTGGCTCAACGTGGCATAACCGTATCCGGCAATAAATAGCAGGCAGGTAACGGAGAGGATCAGACGCAGCAACGTCGGGGCAGGATTATAGAGCATCGGGACGCTCCAGCGATCGATTAAGTACCACCACAAGCCAGGCTGAAATCGTATTTCCGGCAAACACTAATAGCGTACTGAATAAAACGATCCCCATGAGCAGCGGAACATCGCCGCGCAGGCCGGCATCGATAGTGGCCTGCCCCAGCCCCGGATACGCAAAGACCTTTTCTGCCAGTAACGCTCCTCCCAGCAGTTCGCCCAGAGAAGCAAACTGTAAACAGATCGCTGGGGTAATCGCATGACGTAACACCTGGTGACGTAACAGCGACCATCCTTTATCCCCCTGAGCACGCGCAAAACGAATAAATTCGCTCTTCATTACACTGGCTATTTTTTCCCGCGTATGCAGCGCAATTTGCCCCATGCCCAACAGACTCAACGCACATACCGGCAACACAAGATGGCGTAAACGTTCCGATAAAAGAGCGGTTCCTGCATTATTTCCGGGTTCCCAGGCGCAACAGACAGGTAGTACCGGCCAGCGGACAGCAAACAGCGCCAGCAACAGCATTGCTATCCAGAAGGTGGGCAACGATGACAATAAATAGCTGATACGGCAAATCATCTTATCCGGCCAGCGGTGGAGAAAACGTCCGGCCAGAAAACCCAATGTCACGCCCAGGACACCAGACAATAGCCAGGCGCCTGCCAGCAGCGCGAATGACGTCGCAAAACGCTCCCGGATCACGCTGGCGACGGGCGCGTTGAACAGCATGGAATACCCCATGTCGCCCTGGAGCAGACGCCAAAACCAGTGACCGAAACGCTCCCACAGCGGCTGGTCAAGCCCCCAGCGCGCCGCAATCCGCGCATATTGTTCTGGCGGAACATGGAGCAGATCGTTGCCAATATAAGCGCGAATAGGATCAACGGGCGAAAAGCTGAGCAGAATGAAGGTGCCGGCAGCCACCAGCACCAACAGGATAATCAGCCGCAAAAAATGACTGAAGAGCGATTTCATTACCGGCAGGTCCAGGTCCAGTCATCAAGGTTATTTAACACCGACCAGCTACCGTGGATTTCTGGCGCGCCTTTCCCCAGATCAATACAGGGGTTGGCCAGATAGGTATGCTGAATATTAAGCAGCCATGCCCATGCCGCATCGCCCTGGACGCCCGCGCCCTGCTTTCCATCCCACTCAACCTGCTGCCAGAAAGGAATCGCCTTTTGCCAGTCAGGCGCATCTATAGCCTGTTTCAGATGTGCTTCTACCGCTGGGTTGCTGTAATAGCCCGGGTTATAATATTCCACACCAGCGGCTTTCCCACTGTAGTGATGGAAGAGTTCCATCGGGTCCAGACTTCCCCAGCCAAACAGCGTAGGGTTAGCGTGCATATGGCGCTCTACGGTTTCCCAGCTTCCCGATTGCAACGAGACGACAATACCTAAAGGCTGCAACATGGCGCGTACCGCCTCGGCCAGATCCCGCCGGGTGCTATCGCCACTGGCATACCATAAGGTCAGACGCGCTTCTTTACCTGCTTTTTCACGCACGCCGGCACTGTTTATCTTCCAGTCAGCCTCTTCCAGGATGGCGCGCGCTTTTGCAATATCGCCATCGCTGAATACCACTGAAGGATTTTGCCACGGCAATCCCTGCACCGCGCTATAGGCGGGTATCGCATGGCCTTCCATCACCTGTTCCGCCAGTTGCTTACGATTAATGGCATAGTTAATTGCGCGCCTGATAGCGACATCAGCGGTCACATCGTTGCCGACAGGATAACCGTTGGCATCCTTTTTACCGGCAGGCACCATCGGGAAGACAATACCCCGGTTTTCAACGCTATCACGTACCCAGAGCTTAAGATTATCCTGCTGCGGAGCCACCGCCATAGAAGGGGCAATGCGCACCAGTCCTAACTGTCCGCTGCGTGCGGCGGCATAAGCATTATCTTCATCCAGAAAGACAAAAACCAGCCGGTTAAAGTCATTCTTTTTACCCGCATACCAGGGATTGGCTTCAACGATCAGTTGCTGACCCGGCTGAAAGCTGACCAGTCGGTACGGACCGGCGCCTATCGGTTCGCGGGCGAACGTTTTTTCATCATAACGGCTGGCCGGAACAATCCCTAACGACCCCAGCACATTCACAAAGGTGCTCTGCGGATGGCTCAGCGTCATTTCTATTCGACGCGCATCCAGCGCTCGCGCATGGCTAAAATTGCCCATGTCAATTTTACCGCCGCTCTTCGCCGCTTTGTTGTATGTAAATACGACATCTTCGGCAGTCAATGGCGAACCGTCAGAGAATTTCAGATCGGGTTTTAAAGTCAGTACCCAGGTTTTACCGTCGGGGCTGGTATCCACTTTTTCCGTCAGTAAATTACCCCAACTCATATCGGCGTTTTGCTTAAGCAGCGGCGCATGAAGCAATAAGTAGCTGCCGTGGCTCCAGCCCAGCATAGGATCAAAGCCTTCCGTTGGTTCAGGGCCAATGGCCAGCTTTAAGGTATGGCCATCTGCCGTGCCCGACGCGGCGAAAAGCGGCGAGGTGAATGCCAGAGTCAGCGCGCACGTTATGAGCGCCAGTTTGCCTTTAATCATCAGTTTACCCCAGATTATGCGTTGTTTTTGTTCCTCCCGGCGAAGCGTAAACATCGGGAGGCCTCCTGAGGACGGCATTATGGCGAGCATTTGTAATGAAAAAAATGACGCAGAACAGAAAGTATGACGATCCTTTAAAAACATCATACGCAAAATGTTGACACTCACTGATTGTCAACGCAGGAAGCGTCAACGTGAATAAAAGGTCGCTTTTGGCTGGTATAAAACGAAAGAAAATGGCGCCAGCCATACCAGGTTAATTAACGCTATCTTATTTCATCAATATCCCGCATTAAGCCTCCTCATCCTGCGCTGTTCATTTTATCATCATTATTAGTCAGTACTGAAGGGTAAGAACCTGTCGTAATTAGCGACTCCTGGCTTTAAACCTAAACCATTATTAAACGAGCCGGGCGTTAATGAAACTTACCAGCAGAACGCTGGTCATATGGCA
Proteins encoded in this window:
- the gsiA gene encoding ABC transport ATP-binding protein, whose protein sequence is MLSLRQVTLESARYRWYGARRWSALLQNVSFDIAPGEMVALVGGSGEGKSLLLQCLLDLLPENLRFRGEITLDGNRLDRHTIRQLRGNTFSYVPQGVQALNPMLNIKKHLSRACHLTGRAWDEAQMVQLLQQSDLEPAVLERFPRQLSGGMAKRVLACHASLSQARYILADEITAWLDTALANQLLKHLRGLCGRGCGVLWVTHDLLLAARYADRIVVLHQGHITDNIRREQLQPEKMSEPLKRQWQALPEINPLFMPTGEGIEC
- the nikC gene encoding inner membrane transport protein, which translates into the protein MLYNPAPTLLRLILSVTCLLFIAGYGYATLSQPPEVNLLARHLSPDIQHWFGTDNLGRDVWLRCFQGAFTSLQIGVGAALCSGIIALAMAAAARIHPRLDLLMRQITDAMLAMPHLLLLILICFTLGGGKSGVIAAVALTHWPRLALILRADAERVAQSDYLTLTYRLGHGHLYCWRYHYFPALLPQWLTGTLLMFPHAVLHSAALSFLGFGLAPHEPSLGLLLADALRFISHGNWWLVLFPGLMLFTLVMLFDQFARAVQRLWLRSDVC
- the oxd6B gene encoding ABC transporter; translated protein: MKSLFSHFLRLIILLVLVAAGTFILLSFSPVDPIRAYIGNDLLHVPPEQYARIAARWGLDQPLWERFGHWFWRLLQGDMGYSMLFNAPVASVIRERFATSFALLAGAWLLSGVLGVTLGFLAGRFLHRWPDKMICRISYLLSSLPTFWIAMLLLALFAVRWPVLPVCCAWEPGNNAGTALLSERLRHLVLPVCALSLLGMGQIALHTREKIASVMKSEFIRFARAQGDKGWSLLRHQVLRHAITPAICLQFASLGELLGGALLAEKVFAYPGLGQATIDAGLRGDVPLLMGIVLFSTLLVFAGNTISAWLVVVLNRSLERPDAL
- the appA gene encoding ABC-type transporter, periplasmic subunit: MFTLRREEQKQRIIWGKLMIKGKLALITCALTLAFTSPLFAASGTADGHTLKLAIGPEPTEGFDPMLGWSHGSYLLLHAPLLKQNADMSWGNLLTEKVDTSPDGKTWVLTLKPDLKFSDGSPLTAEDVVFTYNKAAKSGGKIDMGNFSHARALDARRIEMTLSHPQSTFVNVLGSLGIVPASRYDEKTFAREPIGAGPYRLVSFQPGQQLIVEANPWYAGKKNDFNRLVFVFLDEDNAYAAARSGQLGLVRIAPSMAVAPQQDNLKLWVRDSVENRGIVFPMVPAGKKDANGYPVGNDVTADVAIRRAINYAINRKQLAEQVMEGHAIPAYSAVQGLPWQNPSVVFSDGDIAKARAILEEADWKINSAGVREKAGKEARLTLWYASGDSTRRDLAEAVRAMLQPLGIVVSLQSGSWETVERHMHANPTLFGWGSLDPMELFHHYSGKAAGVEYYNPGYYSNPAVEAHLKQAIDAPDWQKAIPFWQQVEWDGKQGAGVQGDAAWAWLLNIQHTYLANPCIDLGKGAPEIHGSWSVLNNLDDWTWTCR